The following coding sequences are from one Venturia canescens isolate UGA chromosome 5, ASM1945775v1, whole genome shotgun sequence window:
- the LOC122411420 gene encoding acidic proline-rich protein PRP33-like — protein MPEGNRDGSPKFGEGPQRTSSPPPVGAEGGEKGAFEVDPRVRDAPPVCGAAGYDSGMGHTLPPEDGSSLSYAWPGDTTRITGSFQGPVMTAMGASGGPFEPPRGPEQPGHPEIWSRVLHHGPNLGPGPLNHQPWTGLPTNTPPRPTGARPRTDRSRGPNQPGIHPGHDPLTGTSEHFQGGRGPPHHYATPTVNEPSGSETTTIAGIPGRNSRPLVVCVSGTPTTNMRFGKKLCVGPKD, from the exons ATGCCAGAAGGGAACCGGGACGGTTCACCGAAATTCGGTGAGGGCCCGCAACGTACTTCGTCTCCTCCGCCAGTGGGCGCTGAGGGGGGCGAAAAGGGGGCATTCGAGGTCGACCCGCGTGTACGTGACGCCCCGCCCGTCTGCGGCGCGGCTGGATATGACTCCGGTATGGGGCATACCTTGCCACCCGAGGACGGATCGAGCTTGTCCTATGCCTGGCCCGGGGACACCACCCGAATCACGGGCAGTTTCCAAGGGCCGGTCATGACGGCCATGGGAGCGAGTGGCGGACCGTTCGAACCTCCACGCGGGCCGGAACAACCCGGCCACCCGGAGATCTGGTCGAGGGTACTCCACCACGGCCCGAATCTCGGTCCCGGCCCCCTAAACCATCAACCGTGGACGGGACTTCCCACGAATACGCCGCCCAGGCCAACGGGCGCCCGCCCACGCACCGATCGCTCTAGAGGCCCGAACCAGCCCGGAATCCACCCCGGTCACGATCCACTAACGGGTACCAGTGAACATTTCCAAGGCGGACGAGGACCTCCTCACCATTATGCCACCCCAACGGTTAACGAACCCAG TGGTTCCGAAACGACCACGATCGCTGGAATACCTGGGCGGAATTCGCGTCCGCTTGTCGTTTGCGTTTCGGGGACCCCGACTACCAATATGCGCTTCGGGAAGAAATTATGCGTAGGACCCAAGGATTAG